The Sorangiineae bacterium MSr11367 genome window below encodes:
- a CDS encoding MFS transporter → MAETALPEPAAAASAVDAVAPKTSAEKTAFTVLSAISFCHLLNDMMQSLLPAIYPMLKDSYDLSFGQIGLLTFTYQLTASLLQPLVGSYTDRHPKPYSLAIGMGFSLSGLLMLAMVNQYGLLLLAASLLGTGSSVFHPESSRVARMASGGRYGLAQSVFQVGGNVGSAIGPLLAAVIIFPRGRSAVAWFSVCALLGMFLLTQVGHWYKGRGMAPRKVVAAASQPLPPRKVTYAILVLLALIFSKFFYMASITSYYTFYLISQFHVSVRAAQMHLFFFAGAVALGTIVGGPLGDRFGRKYIIWASILGVLPFTLILPYANLFWVGILTVPIGIILASAFPAIVVYAQELMPGKTGTVAGLFFGFAFGMGGVGAAVLGQLADMTSITFVYRVCSFLPLIGLLTGLLPNLEKKHR, encoded by the coding sequence ATCGCCGAGACGGCGCTGCCCGAGCCAGCAGCCGCCGCCAGTGCAGTCGATGCCGTTGCTCCCAAGACGTCGGCCGAGAAGACCGCGTTCACCGTTCTGTCCGCCATCAGCTTCTGCCATCTGCTCAACGACATGATGCAGTCGCTGTTGCCGGCGATCTATCCGATGTTGAAGGACTCGTACGATCTCAGCTTCGGCCAGATCGGTTTGCTTACGTTCACGTACCAGCTGACGGCGTCGCTTCTTCAACCGTTGGTCGGATCGTATACGGACCGACATCCCAAACCGTATTCGCTCGCCATCGGTATGGGCTTTAGCCTTTCAGGGCTGTTGATGCTGGCGATGGTCAATCAATATGGCCTGCTCCTCTTGGCGGCATCGCTTCTCGGCACCGGCTCGTCGGTGTTTCACCCGGAGTCCTCGCGTGTGGCGCGCATGGCGTCGGGCGGCCGATATGGCCTCGCGCAATCGGTCTTTCAAGTGGGTGGCAACGTGGGCTCGGCCATTGGGCCGCTGCTCGCTGCGGTGATCATCTTTCCGCGCGGCCGCTCGGCGGTGGCCTGGTTTTCCGTTTGCGCCTTGCTGGGCATGTTCCTTTTGACTCAAGTGGGGCATTGGTACAAAGGCCGCGGCATGGCCCCCCGCAAGGTGGTCGCCGCGGCGAGCCAACCGCTGCCGCCGCGCAAGGTAACGTATGCCATCTTGGTGTTGCTCGCCCTCATCTTTTCCAAATTCTTCTATATGGCGAGCATCACCAGCTATTACACCTTTTATCTGATTAGCCAATTCCACGTATCGGTGCGCGCCGCGCAGATGCATTTGTTCTTTTTCGCGGGCGCCGTGGCCTTGGGGACCATCGTGGGCGGGCCGCTGGGGGATCGTTTTGGGCGCAAGTACATCATTTGGGCGTCCATTCTGGGCGTGCTCCCCTTCACGCTGATTTTGCCTTACGCGAATCTCTTCTGGGTGGGCATCCTCACCGTTCCCATCGGCATCATTCTGGCGTCGGCATTCCCCGCCATCGTGGTGTACGCGCAAGAACTGATGCCCGGCAAAACGGGCACCGTGGCCGGCCTCTTCTTCGGTTTCGCCTTCGGCATGGGCGGCGTCGGCGCCGCCGTCCTGGGCCAATTGGCCGACATGACGAGCATCACCTTCGTCTACCGGGTTTGCTCCTTCCTGCCGCTCATCGGCCTTCTCACGGGATTGTTGCCTAATTTGGAAAAGAAACATCGTTAG
- a CDS encoding chitobiase/beta-hexosaminidase C-terminal domain-containing protein, which produces MAWRSLEMIAVAIMMVTASVGLMGCEEDASSSQQPDAGPPQDASPPQDAVATPEFQPGQGTFDAPQYVTLSTATAGATIHYTMDGSPPGATSAVYTAPLTIATTTTLNAIARKSGSPDSQVRTATYTIEIRPNTVAPVQFEPNAGNYSNDVSVTLSSATPGATICYTLDDSAPACSTEARCTSGTASDGSPVPVSKTATRIRATACKSGLHDATEIHADYTLTAEKPTFDPLPGAYDPSHPVPVNLATGTKGGEIHYTTDGTTPDCTSTPSFPGKGTIPAFVTDTTVQALTCKAGYAVSEVVTMTYWGETCVGYFYVTNHTQLEALSRCTEIIGTLNIVAEDVSDLAPLSRLKRAGNVYVRTSAPTLRSLHGLEALTAVDGDFAIMFNSGLRSLDGFSSLQTVGAVFTVSGNAILEWNEPGTLVSLGGFELEEPALKRITGFAALREIRGRFDMVKCDSLTEFAGMPALTTIGGDVRFEGNAVLERVTGFPNVREVGGDFSVGADHTPLHFLAFPNLTAIKGNVSVSYANTLVELDFASLETIHGHISIFNAPALTSLQGFRNVNHVQSLLLSGALGFANLKGLEHLTTIDAGLSVSKTTDLVDLSGLENLRSAGSLRIIDTMLQSLRGLEKLTTLTSPGFGISLQDNSELTDIGSLKALTKVGGEVDLTRNARLGSLSGLRSLESVGGAFRISECNALPNLAGLEALTSIGGNLTVSFNRPLVSVDGLSALAQLGGGFSMSDNQTLPTCQPANLANRLKSGGYTGTVDIRNNRGTGTCN; this is translated from the coding sequence ATGGCTTGGCGTAGCTTGGAAATGATCGCCGTCGCGATCATGATGGTGACCGCGTCCGTGGGCCTCATGGGGTGCGAGGAGGACGCGAGTTCGTCGCAACAACCGGATGCGGGGCCGCCGCAGGATGCGAGTCCGCCGCAGGATGCGGTGGCCACACCGGAGTTTCAGCCGGGCCAGGGCACGTTCGACGCGCCGCAGTACGTGACGCTCTCGACCGCCACGGCGGGGGCAACCATCCACTACACTATGGATGGAAGCCCACCCGGCGCGACGTCGGCGGTGTACACGGCTCCGCTCACCATTGCGACAACGACGACCCTGAACGCGATCGCTCGCAAGTCTGGGTCGCCCGATTCGCAGGTCCGAACGGCCACATACACCATCGAAATTCGCCCCAACACGGTCGCGCCCGTGCAATTCGAGCCCAATGCGGGCAACTATTCGAACGACGTTTCGGTAACGCTGAGCAGCGCCACGCCCGGCGCAACCATTTGTTACACGCTCGATGATTCGGCGCCCGCATGCTCGACGGAAGCACGGTGCACCTCGGGTACGGCCTCCGATGGTTCGCCGGTTCCGGTCTCCAAGACGGCCACGCGGATCCGCGCAACTGCTTGCAAAAGCGGCCTGCACGACGCCACGGAGATCCACGCCGACTACACGCTGACGGCGGAAAAGCCGACCTTCGACCCGTTACCGGGGGCGTACGATCCATCGCATCCGGTCCCGGTAAACCTGGCCACTGGCACCAAGGGGGGCGAGATTCATTATACGACCGACGGAACCACTCCGGATTGCACGAGCACGCCGAGCTTTCCCGGAAAAGGGACGATCCCCGCATTCGTGACCGATACCACGGTGCAAGCGCTCACTTGCAAAGCGGGCTACGCGGTCAGTGAAGTCGTCACGATGACCTATTGGGGGGAGACATGTGTCGGTTATTTCTACGTCACCAACCACACCCAGCTCGAAGCGCTGTCGCGTTGCACGGAGATTATCGGCACATTGAACATCGTTGCCGAGGACGTGAGCGATCTGGCGCCGCTGAGCCGCCTGAAGCGCGCCGGCAATGTGTACGTCCGGACGAGCGCACCCACCTTGCGTTCCCTGCACGGTCTCGAGGCATTGACTGCAGTCGACGGCGACTTCGCGATCATGTTCAATTCGGGCCTTCGGAGCCTCGATGGCTTCTCATCCCTGCAGACTGTCGGAGCTGTTTTCACGGTTAGCGGTAACGCCATCCTGGAATGGAACGAGCCCGGAACGCTCGTCAGCCTAGGAGGCTTCGAGCTCGAAGAGCCGGCGCTCAAGCGCATTACCGGCTTTGCTGCCCTGAGGGAGATTCGAGGGCGCTTCGACATGGTTAAGTGCGACTCTCTGACCGAGTTCGCGGGCATGCCCGCGTTGACCACGATTGGGGGGGACGTGAGATTCGAGGGCAACGCCGTGCTCGAACGCGTGACAGGGTTCCCCAACGTGCGCGAAGTGGGGGGCGATTTCAGTGTGGGCGCCGACCACACGCCACTGCATTTCTTGGCGTTTCCGAACCTTACCGCGATCAAAGGGAACGTTTCTGTCTCGTACGCAAATACCCTCGTAGAATTGGATTTTGCGAGCTTGGAGACGATCCACGGGCACATTTCGATTTTCAACGCGCCCGCGTTGACATCGCTCCAGGGCTTTCGCAACGTGAATCACGTTCAGTCCTTGTTGCTATCCGGCGCGCTCGGATTCGCGAACCTGAAGGGACTCGAGCACCTGACGACGATCGACGCTGGCCTCTCCGTGTCGAAAACGACGGATCTCGTCGATCTGAGCGGCCTCGAGAATCTGAGGTCCGCGGGCTCTCTCCGCATCATCGACACGATGCTCCAAAGCCTGCGTGGACTAGAAAAGCTGACGACACTCACCAGTCCTGGCTTCGGCATTTCTCTTCAGGACAACAGCGAGCTCACCGATATCGGGAGCCTCAAAGCACTGACCAAGGTCGGTGGCGAAGTTGACCTTACCCGCAATGCTCGTTTGGGAAGCCTCTCGGGGCTTCGCTCCCTGGAGTCGGTGGGAGGGGCGTTCCGTATCTCCGAGTGCAACGCTCTTCCGAATTTGGCGGGCCTCGAGGCCCTCACATCGATCGGGGGGAACCTCACGGTCTCTTTCAATCGGCCCCTCGTCAGCGTCGATGGCCTCTCCGCACTCGCGCAACTCGGGGGCGGCTTCTCCATGAGCGACAATCAGACGCTGCCGACGTGCCAGCCCGCCAACCTGGCCAACCGACTCAAGTCCGGCGGCTACACGGGCACGGTCGACATCCGAAACAATCGCGGCACCGGCACCTGCAACTGA